The genomic interval ACCCAAACCAAATAGAATCCCCAAAGGAAACATCTTCCAAGGCCGGTCAACGACACGGAAAACCTTTCTAAACACATTCGCCAGGAACCCCTCGCCCTCCAACTTGAGATCTGTCGCCGCATCGCCCTCGTCCTCCTCGGTAGGCGTGTACCCCTCCAACCCGCGTCGTCTCTCCTCCTCCAGCACGGCCTTCAGCCTCCGGATGAGTTTATACAGCACCCACCCATTCCCGGCACAAAGAAGCAGCAAGAATGCCGCGCTGACGCTCGTGCCGATGATATTCCCCACGCGCGTGAAGCCGTCGAAGCGGTCCCGCAGCGCGCCGCTCGTGGCAGCTACGACGACGCaggtgacgacgacgatagTGCTGTGGCCTAGAGAGAAGAAGGTTCCCACCGTCACGGGACGCTGGCCTGAGGCGATGAGGCGGCGGGTCATGAGGTCAATGGCGGAGATGTGGTCCGCGTCGAGGGCGTGGCGGAGGCCGAGGACGTAGGAGAGGGCTGCTGGGGAGATGAGGGAAGGGTGGAAGTGTAGGATGATGCCGGTAACGATCCATATTATAATGTTGATTGTGACGAGGAGAGTGATGATGCGGATGGTCGGCGCCGGGAGGACGCGGAGGGCTGGCGGGATGGGGAGGTTGGCGAAGGGGACGCGGAAGCGCGCCATCGTGGTGGTTTGTGAGGTCACGATAGTGACCGTGGTCTGTGTGGTCTTTGGCAGAGGTGGTTGTGGGATTTCTAAAAAGCTCTACGATCTAGGAAAAATAAAATGTGAAAAGTCGATGAGACGGATGTTTGTGAAGAGGTTGACGTTGAGACGGAGTGCCCAGCCGGCGGGAAACAGCTCGTGAACGGGCGGCCCTCCGGCCCCTCAGGTCCCCTCACGGCGGGGAAGCTCCCCCACCTTTTGTACCCTTACCACACATTGAACATCGATTTGAGCTACCTTCAAGAGGCAAGTTGTGAGGGACTCAAAGATAGCGTGAAAATACTTGCTCACTGCGGCATTGAGATGGAGTGGCAGACTCGTCTCATGGCTGGGTCAGTGACCGGCAGGACCCCTCACGACCCCTCCATCTTTCAAGCGCTATCTTATCGGCCATGCGGGGGGGCCCATTGAGAATGGGGCCGCTCCGAGCCGACGGCGGCCGCCGGCCTTTGGTTCCGGGTGAGGTACTGCTTAGGTGCTTGAGTGCTTACCTCAAGTCCGTAAGGCATCTTTCTACTATTTGTTGCTCTTTATACAGGGAGACATGAGGCCGTGAACCTGAAACTTGTGCAAGGCACCATAGCTGCAGCATAATGGTAAGGTCGAGTCACTGGCGGGATTCATGAAGATTCAGATGAGAAAACTGGAACCGCAAAAGCTTGGCTTCCAACATGTGGGtaagcccctatatagagaCTTACACCCACTGGTGAGTTTCGTGTTTGTTGCTGAATGCTTTTCGGTGATGTCGCAAGCCTCACGCATGTCCGCAATACCAACAATCCCCCATTCATGACatgaggatgaggatgagATGACAAATGAGATGTGGCGGGATATGCGAGCCCCAAGTCAGCGATTTCCAGCGCTCAGTCAGCCACCACCGCTAGCTTGGTAACCCGTGCGGGTACCTGTAGAAGCGAAACCTCATCTCAATTACACCCCTGTCTCTCATCCTCTCCCTCATCTCAAATATCTGGTTGGTACTCACTTCATCTCAACTTTTCGGATCGATCAGAGTATCAATTGTAAAAAGGTGAACAATCCATGATTCAATCTCATCCATTTTAATGATCATCATCCCACCACTGATACTAATCTCAAGCCTCTTCACAACAACCCAAACCTGCCCAAACCACTCATCCCTCCACGCCCTCACTCTCAAAATGCCCCAAACCTACAACAAAGCCTTCATCCCCCTCGAATCCAACCCCCAAGTCTTCAATGAACTCATCGCCGCCCTTGGTGCCTCACCTGACCTCCACTTCCAAGACGTCTTCGCCCTCGACGATCCGGCCTTCCTCCCACCCAAGATCCTCGCCCTCGTTCTCGTCTTCCCTACAACGCCAACCTACGAAGCGCGGCTGACGGCCGAGGACGCCGGCGCAAAGGACTGGATGGTGGAACACGATGAGGAGGACGAGGATGCGGTGTGGTTTAAGCAGACTATCAATAATGCCTGTGGTTTGTATGCTGTTTTGCATGCTTTGGCAAACGGCCGGGCCAAAGACTTTCTGAGTGAGTTGCCATGACTTTCCTCTCGACCCCTAACCAAAAGCCCCCAAAAAGACTGACAAGATTCAGCGCCGGGATCGTTGTTAGACAACCTCCTGTCCATCACAGCGCCCATGGACCCAGCCCAGGCCGCCATGGTGCTAGAAAGCTCAACAGAACTCGAGGATGCGTACGCTGCTATCGCGACAAAGGGCGACACGGCGGCACCGCAAAGTGCAGAGGACGAAGTCTACTTCCACTATATCTGCTTCGTCAAATCACCAGACACTGGCCACCTCTACGAGCTGGACGGAGATCGTAAAGGCCCGGTGGATAGAGGGATCCCAGACGAAGAGGAAAAGGTGGATCTCGGACCAAAATCCGTAGACCTTGTCAGGAACTTCATTCAGCAAGGAGGAGACGATATTGGCTTCAGCCTCTTAGCCCTAACTGAAGGGGCATGAACAAGCACGTGCGTCTACGTGGAAACCAACCAGCACGTTTTGGCCGAGGCATCACGGTGGGGTTGTTATTTGGTCCTTTATTTTCTACGGCCGGGTCGTTCATGACGCCCCTTTAGCTCGCCTGGATAATCTTCTCCAATTCATCAGGGTCCTTGATGGTGGGCGTCAGGTTCTCACTGCCGTCCTTGGTGATGAGGATGTTGTCCTCGATTCTGCAAACAAATTAGCACACCTATACAGCTGAGAGCACCGGAATCAGGGCCTAACTCACCTCACACCACCGACATCCCAGTACTTGTCCAGGACGGCTTGGTCAATGAACTTGGAGTGAACGGGGTCCTTGAGGTACGGCTCAATGATGAAGCTGCAGAAGTAGATACCCGGCTCGACAGTCACGATGCTGCCGGCAGGGATCTGGCCTCTGACACGTAGGTACCGGAACATGGGGTCTGTATCGGCGTAGTTGGGGTTGCCACCGACGTCGTGGGTGTCCATGCCCAGGTAATGGCCGAGGCCGTGGGGGAAGAAAGCGACACTTGTCCTGCTCTTGAGGATCTCGTCCTTGTCTCCCTTGAGAATGCCGATAGCGTGGAGGCCATCGATGGCAATCTTGTGCGCCAGCAGATGAATGTCATCCCAGACGACGCCCTCCTTCAATGCAGCAGTTGTCTCGAGCTGCATCTTCAATACGGTGTCGTAGATTTGACGAGACTCCTTACTGAACTTGCCGGAAATGGGGAATGTGCGGGTCTAGTCAATATTAGTTGCGCGTTTATAGAGGCACTGTGATGCTAGACACTTGACTCACAATGTCAGATGCGTAGCAGTTCCATTCCGTGCCAGCATCAAGAAGAAGGTTCAGCTTTCCTTCCAGAGGCGCATCGTTGGCGACATAGTGCAGAGTGGCAGCTGCGCGACCTCCGGCAAAGATGCCGTGGTAAGCCTGGTTTTTGGCACCATTCGCGACGCTGTGCTGCAGGAACAATGCCTCCAGTTCCCTCTCGTTCTTGGCATTCTTGACAGCCTTGACGACGGCATGGTGACCAATTGTCGAGACATGGTTGGCCTTTCTGGTGAGGGCAACCTCGTAGTCGTCCTTGACCACACGGCAGCGCTCAATGGCATCCTTGAGAACGCTAAAGTTCTTGTCGTCGAACTCGAGGAAAGTGATGTTGTCGAGAACCTGGTCTTGGATGGCAAAGACGGTGTTTTTGGAGCCCTTGCCCAGCCGTGCAAGCTCGGCATTAACGTCTGTGGTGTACTTCACATCGTCGATATCGTACAGTTCCTTGGCCTCGGCGGCGCTGACGGGCAGACCAGACCAGATGACGCTATCGGGATCGATAGGGGGGATGAAGAGAGTCGACTTGTTTGTCGCAAGATCGAAAACGTAGTGGCAGTCGGCGAGAGGGCAGCCGGTCAGGTAGTAGAAGTAGCGGCGCTGTCTTTGCGATGGGTGTCAGGCATAATTGAACAGATAAGGTAGGTAGCGATGGGCCAAAGGTTAAGATAGACGCTAGAGACGATACCTGAAGGGCTCGGGCTCGTCATTGTCCTCGAGCATCTTGGTCATGCGACCCTCGACATAGAGAACACCAGAGGCGTTTGGGACCTTGGACTTGACATAGTCGGCGACACGGAGGGCATGCTCCTTGGCGGGGTACTTGCCCTTGAGCACCGTCTCATAGTCTTGAGCCATGGTGGCGGTGGGTGTGGCGGAGAAGAGCCGCCTTGGTGAGGTCTGGAAGGGAGCTGCTTTGCGATGCGACGGGGAAGCTTGCCGTGATCTGCCAAGGCGTCTGGGTGCTGCGGCGGTTGATAGCTGTTGGAATCGGAGTTGACCGATGAGGCTCCTTGCTGCTTgtggtggcggcggtggtggtggtagtgTTGGTGGTACAAAGTTGGATCGGTGAGCAAGAATGTTGCGTGCTGACCGAGTAGATGTTCTGGTCAACATGAAGGGAGTCCAGCCGGCCGTCACACCCGACGATTCTGCCTTTGTGGAGGGGTCAGGAACTCTGGAATTCAGACGAAGGAGGGGCACTGAGCAGTCAGCAGCACTGTAAGCCGAGTTTAGGCGCAAAAGTACCTCAAGATGATATGAGGTGAGGTGCTGAGAAGCGGGACAACGATAGCTGTAAGGCACCTTAGTGACGAATCAGAGCTCTCGGACGCGTCGGATGAGGAAGCTGGTTTGCGCCAACGGGCCCTGAATGGGGTCGAATTTCTTAAAAGCTCGACGCCTTTCCCACCACGGCGGACGAGAGCAACAGTGCAATCTCGAGACTTGCGTTACGTAATCACACGGTGCTCGGATGGCTCCACTTTCCGCGGCACATTATGTAAGGTAAGCCGATGTTGCCCGACACTGGCAGAAACCTGAGACCTCTTTCTGGCAGCTGGCAGCAAGAGTACGGACTTGAGTACATACATGGGTAAGGTTAACGCTTAGTaaccctaccttacctaagccAACGAAGCTCGGGAGAAGAAGGCGCGAGACGGTCGGTACCTTAGGTTCACGATATCACCGCAATACCTCAGGCCGTTTGTTCCATTTGTTTCCCCAACTCCAATGCAAACTTCTGACGTACAACAACTTCGAGCTTCTCCAAGACTCCAACCCGCCCTCCACCTGTTCACATGTCATGTTCATGGATGTCTAGTGCCCGCATCCACAACCCGTTCGCGATTGTCCTCGTTAATCCCTTTTTGGCTTCCCTCGTGGCACTGGAACCTGAACCCCTTCACTGGAACCCCTTCGCCGAGGCGGCTCAACCAAAAAGCAACGACGATGCAGCTTGCCCCTCCAAACTTCAATGCACATGAACCACCATTGACGTTTCATGGGTCATGCGACGCTGAATGCTCAAGGATCTAGATATAAACACCCCAAGCAACGCTTGCACCGGGTTGTCTTGTCTAGGTCGAATGATTCTTACAAACATCGAATCCCTTCAGATGGCATTCAGTTTTCGACCAAGAACTCGGGCTGGCCGACCCCTCCCCTGCTGACCACGACCATCAGTCTGCTTTGCACATGAAGAAGCCGTCACTGTACTGTTTCAACTGCGGCCTGCATCCTCTTCGCAGCTAGACCAATCAAGACCAACTGCAGTAAACCAGTACGGGCTTCTATCACCACACCAAGGATCGCCTCCCCTGAACCTCAAAACCTCGTTTCTCCAAACTTCCAGTTCTCCCCCCCTCGACCGGGGTGTCTGCGTGACGTACAGAGTACATACAACAAAGGACTGTCTGTCTAGCGTCTATTTCTCTTTTGCTCCAGCGAGAGGGTTGCGTCGCTTCAGGCGAGTAAATCCTCCCGAAGCCACCCCCCGCCAACTTGCACAACCAAGAGACTCAGATATCCGGCTAGCCAAACAGGGCAGAGACCGGCACGGCGAAGCAACGACATTTGTCAATTTCCAGAACCAACACCTATCTAGCTGCTGTTGTTATTGCACTGCCCCCTTCATCAAGAACAACAGGCCAAGACTTGCCATTTCACCGCAATAACATTCGCGACATCAGCCATCAGATGATGCCCAAAAAGCCCACAAGAGCTACGCCTAAAGTTTCGTTCCACATTAGCTGGCCTGGTCGTGATGAAGGCCGCGGACAGTGTCCGACAATCCATCGCCTTCGTGGCCTGCCTCCACTGTCTTGGCCAACACCGAGGGGCATCGATGGATGCCATCCCGCAGAGAACGAGCATCCACCTGGATGGGCTCAGTCCAACATCCCAACATGCGACTGATTACTGATTTGCTCAGAGCCTCACACTACGTTACAGCAACTCCACCACAGGTCCTTTCTGCTTCTCCAACGTCAGTGCTTTCTTCCCCGATCTTGGCCGCCAACCCACAGAATCCCCAGGGGGAATTACTGGACCTGTGTTTGTCCACTGGTACTTGAACAATGGGCCAAGAAACCCCCCAGTCGAGCCACTAAATAATCAACCCGAGTCAAGTCTGAACGTCCGTCTTAGTCACTGGATCCTGGCAAACCCAGGTCCTGCCACCGACCTTTCAGATACCACCCCGGAACTATTGTCCCAGAGTACAGATACCGTTCGCGCCCAAGATGTTGCGAGGCTCGGGAGATAGAAGAGACATGAATATGTGACAGCAAATCGAGCATAAATTATTTGGCGTAAAGGACGCGAAGCCCACGAACGAGTGGTTATTGCGTACACCATCAACGAGCAGCAGACCCTTGCAAGATTCGAATGTCACGGAGCAACCTGGCGCCTGGGTTGGTTACTCCGTAAACCTACAGATAAGATGTGGCATTCTGTGACCCGTCACCCAGGAAGTCTCGTCTTCTGGGGACCCTATCTGAACCCACCGGCTTGCCCAGCCTCTGTCGTCAAAATCTTCTGGCATGCCACGAGCCCAAGGCGCAGAGCACACGACCTGCTTCAGATCCATCCGGCCATATGAAGAACCGAGAATTCGCTGCGAAGCAAAAATGACTCTGGTGCTGATCTGCTTTCCCGAAACATGCAGAGGTAGCTAGCCATCACAGAGGCAAAGACAGACAAGCGCCTTGGTACGTCCGTAATACGCGAACAATCCCAATGAGGTTGGTAGGTGGCGGGCTGTGGGCAAGCAGCTAGATACATCTGAATACGGGCATTATTCGTCAGTATTCGAAGCGTCTCGTTCTACCCTCGAACATCTCGGGCCAAACCCCGACGCCCAGGGTTGGACGCTGCCGTATGCCGGCCAACATTCTTGGGTTCATGGATGGCGCCTACGAACCGAATCAGGCATTCCGATCCCGTACCGCTCGAGGTCCATCACTCAAGTACGGCCTACCATGCTCGGCTTTTATTCGTTCGCGGAGCCAGCAGTCTTCCATAGTACGCCAGTTCAGTCAACCGTCTGATACAGTCTCGAAATTAGCGCTTCCATGGCCCACCTGCTATGGCCCCGTTCCTAATTCAAAACTGCTTCCGTCCAATACGATACGTGACCGAAGAGGGTATCGAATCCTTCACATCTCCATTGTACGGTCTTTTAATCTTCCAACACTCTACCCCGCAAGGAACCCCGACCGCCACGCCCGTCCCCCGGCCACCCTCCGCTCCCGTTATTTTTGCTCGCCCGCACGTCTGCACCTTATTTAGGCGTCTTGGGGCTCGGCAGTCCGCCTGGTGTCGGTCCGATAAGGCCATCTCTCTTTACGGTTCTCTCAAATGAGAGGGAGGCGGTCTCGAAGCCTGGTCAGCAGCCCAATCACGACTTTCAATCGACGTGGGTCTGTTCTCACACTGCTTGCAAGCTGCCCTCCCTCTTTTCTCCCGACATGACGTAGGACAAGCCTTGCTGGGAAAAATCCCACGGCAGCCAGGATACGGGGGTACGATGCCGGACATGGATCAGAGGCAGCCCGCCTCTTTGCGCGAAAAAGGCTGGTTTTGCCTTCTTCAATATGACAGTACGGTCTCGATGTCGCTTACCACTCAAATCAACATTGCGCTGCACAGCTCAAACTTAGCTCAGAGCAAATGCGCGTAGCCCCAATCCCAAGACTTGTCAAGATGCTCCATGCTCACTCAAGCCTTTCGGCCTGTCCCCTATATCTTTCTCGGCGATGGACTATGTGGATAACAAGCAACGCGAAGCCTCGACGATCGAGCTTGAAGTCTTTTGTCCTTACCTCCTGTCTCTGCTTCCCCGCGCTTGGCCGGCTGGGATGATTGCGTGGCGCTCCATGGCGGCCAAAAAGTCAATGAATGCGCCAAGCGCTTGGCTCTCACGATCACTTCTCAGTATTGCGGGACGCGTGTGACTGGATGAACGACTCAGATGCCTCAAATCTTTCTGCACGTTACATTGCGAGGCACTAATACGCGACACCGACAAGGGACCTGCGCATGTGTCACCTGGACAGTAACTATTCCCTTCCTACGTCTCCCTTGAATGTGTTATCCCGGAGAGAGCCCacttgtactccgtacaaacCCGTCAATTCGTCGGCGCTCTCACCCCTGGTGGAAAACAAACCACCGCCGGCGCAAGCTGTAGGCAGAGCAAAAAGCAACATCTACGGATACAAACCGCCAAGCTCTACTACGACAGGGTTTTAGCACCAGAGAGCCCATGCCCAGACCAACAATGCGAGTCCAAAGGCTAGACTCGAGCGGATTCTCCCTCCTCGCGTGGGGCAAGGCAGTATAGGAACTTGATTACCTTGCCGATCTCGACCAGTCCCTTCACGTTCCTGTAGAACCAAAACTCCAGAGAACTGAAGTTTATGGGGTGTGTGCGGAGACGCCAAGGAGACAACTGCTCGAGTTTCTGGTACAGGATCATCGGCTGTTTTCGTCTGGTACCATGGGGTCGGTCTTGCCTCTCACGCCTCTATAAAGATCCACGGCTGCCCATGCGACGGTGCCATGCTGTCCATTCACTCTGGCTTGTCCTGTACGCGCGCCGAGCTTCCATTAATTTGTGAAGCCATCTCAGACGTTGTCACACGTCAGAAGCTCATTGTGTCGAAAACAGTCAACAGATCCAATCAATAGTCAAAACCAGATACGATACAGTATACTCGCCCATCGCCAGTATGGCTGATAAGATTCACCCAGAGGGGTAAGCTCTTCTCGTCAGTATTCCAGCCTTCCGAACTTTCTACTAACACAGATAACTCTCTAGCGAAAAGGTCGCCGATGTCTCTGGACATCATGAAGAGCGTGGCACTCACCAGCCCGACCCAGTTGAGCTCAGCCGCAACATCGAAGCAAAGTAAGTTGTCTTACACTTGTACGCGCCGAACCAAACCATGTCTGACCATGCATGCAGGATCAAGAATCCTCTCGAGGGAATCCCATACAACCAGCTCATGCGCGATGTCGAGGCCTTTTGCACTGAGCACGGACTACAGGAGGAGATTGCCGTGTTCCGCAAGGGCGCACTGGTAGCTCAAGATCCAGAAGGCTATGAGACTCTCACCGGCAGTGAAGCCCTCGATGAGGCTGAAATTACGGCTTTGCGAGAGGAAGTCACCCACAAGTGGCGTTTGCCCAAGAAGCTCTACTTGACCATCATCACTTGCTCAATCGGCGCTGCCGTTCAAGGATGGGATCAGACTGGCACCAACGGCGCCAACATTTTCTTCCCTGAGGAATACGGCATTGCAACCAGCAGCACCAGAGACCGTCTCATCCTCGGCCTCGTCAACGCTGGCCCTTACATTGGCAGCGCTCTCTGCGGTTGCTGGCTGTCTGACCCTCTCAACCACTACTTTGGCCGTCGCGGTGTCATCTTCTTCTCGGCTCACTTCTGTATCTGGCCTCTCATCGGTTCCGCTTTCAGCCACAACTGGCAACAACAACTCGCTAACCGTCTTCTCATGGGAATTGGTATGGGCGCGAAGGCCTCGACCGTACCCATCTACGCTGCCGAAAACTCTCCGCCATCGATTCGTGGTGCCCTGGTCATGTCATGGCAAATGTGGACGGCGTTCGGCATTGCACTGGGAACTGCCTTCAACCTGGCAGTCTACTACGCCAAGTACAACTGGCGTCTGATGCTCGGTATGCATATTTACATCACTTGAAGACTTCACATGAAAGCCAGGATCGCTAATTCCTTCAACTCGCAGGCGCTCCTTTCCTCCCCGCCGTTCCCTTGCTCTGCTTGATCTACCTCTGCCCCGAGTCTCCCCGTTGGCTCATGAAGAAGGGTCGTTACCGCGATGCTTGGAAGTCCATGATCCAGCTCCGACATAACAACATCCAATGCGCTCGTGATATGTACGCTATTCACGCCCAGCTGCAGCTTGAGAGTCAAGTCCTGGGCAAAAGCAACTATGCTAGCCGCTTTATGGAACTCTTCACCATTCCTCGCGTGCGCCGCGCCAACTTGGCTGCTTTCACCGTCATGATTGCCCAGCAGATGTGTGGTAAGTGAAAATAACGTGTCGTACACCCCTCCGTGGACGGAGCAGTATCTGACAATATTGTGGAATGCAGGTATCAATATCATTGCCTTCTACTCGACAACTATTTTCAAGGATGCCAACATGGGCGATTTCCAGGCTCTGCTCGGTTCATTCGGTTTCGGAATGGTCAATTGGCTCTTTGCCTTCCCCGCATTCTGGACCATTGACACCTTTGGCCGAAGATCCCTGCTTCTGTTCACCTTCCCTCAGATGACTTGGACTTTGTTGGCCGCTGGTCTTTGCACGTTGATTGCGCCCGGTGTAACTCGCACTGCTCTGGTATCTCTCTTCGTCTACCTTTTCGGCGCCTTCTACTCGCCTGGTGAGGGTCCTGTACCCTTTACCTACTCTGCCGAGGTCTACCCCCTCTCTCATCGTGAGATGGGTATGGGTTTCGCCGTGGCCACTTGCCTGTTCTGGGCCGCCATTTTGGGAATGACTTTCCCGTTCATTCTCGACAGACTCCACGTTGTTGGTGCCTTTGGCCTCTACGCTGGTTTCAACGTCGTTGCCTTCGTTATGATCCTGTTCTGGGTCCCCGAGACCAAGCAACGTACGCTGGAAGAGCTCGACTGGGTCTTTGCTCTGCCCACCGCCCGCTTTGCGCACTACCAGGTCACCAAGGCGATTCCCTACTTCTTCAAGCGCTGGATCTTCTTCGACCGCAATGCTAAGCTGGAGCCTCTCTACACCTTCCAGCAACACCAGCGTGAGCAGCGTGCGGAGCGTGTCCCCAGCTCCGATGaagagaaaaagagctactaGGCTTGCCTTTTGCGGAGACTAGGCTATGCACACTAAGCGAAGCCTCGTCACACAACAATAATTGCTAGTGAAGGAAAGTTGGTTGCTTTGAGATATACCCAGACGGCGGATGAGAAAATGAACTTCACTTTCTTGCATGTCGATGATATTCGACGGCATAATTCCGGGTGGCACGGCCTACTTTGAGTTTTGAATTGATACCAACTTGAATATATTGCCATCTTTCGAGCCTACAGCTATCCCCTAACAGTTCCCACTGCCTATCCCGATGTGTTTATTATTTGCATTAGATGTGTCCATCATAGCTTCAATCCCTCTCGGCGGCGCAGGTGTGTAGTGCCTGTCATCACCAGGATAAGCCGTGTCCGCGTCTCTGGCTTTCCCCGCGTACAGAGCTCTTCCACAACATTGTTTACCCGTACAAAAATCCGAAAACGATGGATCGAAAAATGCCAAGACACGGCGCTTGCAATTGCCGGTCTTCTCTTtgcgttatataatatatcccCGTCCCCGCATGGCCCGATGCCCCCAATACCGCTTTAGAGCCGTTGGGACCTGATATAAACTTTGACGCGGGTTCTTATTTCCGCCTTGGACTGCTTAGTCCCCAAGCTCCCGATCTTGGCATTTGCGTCTTGGTGTGGAGTCAAACTGAGAGGGTCTGAAGGGGAACATGGAGTCGGTACCGAGTATTCTGCGGCATATTGAGATGGCCGATTGCTTCAGCTGCCATGACTCGGTTCCAGCACCAGGTCCCAGCTCCAGGGACAAGGACATACCGGCATGTTGGGTCGACACAGTCTAAGACGAGCATAAGACGATTAATGGGTAATAGTAAATGGAACATAAACATGGTACATCATCACGAGGCTGAAGAGATTGATGTAAGAGACCATTTGGATGACCCATCTCAATATAGCCGACAATGACACTACCGCCCCCATCGCTCCAAAATCTCCCTCTTCCTCTCGCTCCTCAACCTCGCCTTGCCAGCATCAACCTTTTCAACCCTCTCCTTCACCTTCTCAACCTCCTGTCCCAAAACGGCGATAGACGCCTCAATCCCCTCATCCACAAGCCTCACATGCCCAAACGGACTCTCGGCCAGCAGACTATCCCGCAACAACTGGATCGCGAGCTTCGAATCCGCAAGCTGCGTCGCGGCGGTACCCTCCAGCGTCTCCTGTGCATTCCTTGCCACATCGCGGGCTTTCGTCTGCCGCTCGGCCAAGGTAGCGGCTAACACGGCCGTTTGGCCCGCGCCGTCGGTGACGTCTTCGGGGAAGGCGATGGCGAGGGAGCGAAGGAGGGTTTCGAGGGGTGGTTCGTCAAAAGCCGAGGAGCGGCGGCGACGGTTGCTGGCGGCGTCGCGGGTGGGTGATCTTCCGGGGTTTGTGTTGTTGCGGCGGCGGACGGGGGAGACGAGGTCCTGCGTCGGCGTCTTCTTCTTTGGCGTCGCGACTGGAGCGGAGAGTTCTGCGCGGGCCGTAGTGAGGAGGCTTGATGTTGCTGTTTTGTGGGATTGGTAGGCTTCTATGCGGGTGGAGAGACGGTCCATGTGGTCGAGGAGGTAATCTAGGCACTCGTCGATCTGGGCGTGTCAGTACTTGCAATGTTAGTCATGGGGTTGGGTTGAAACTTACGTAGATGACTGCAGCGGCGGAGCGGCGCAGAGACTGTCCGTTCTTGCTCGATAGCGACTTCAGAGCCGGCTCGAGGTGTTGCTGCTCCACCGACATCTGAGCTACGGGAAGGATCTCTGCGTAGAGAGACTCTAGTTCCTCCTGGGAGGTTTTGACGTCGTCTGAAGGGTGTGATGTCACGCCGTTCTGATGGGCGGAGCTAAGTGCTTCGAGGTAGAGTCTATCCAGCTTTGTGCGTACCGTTTCGACGGTGTATTTGATCAATCTACGCCAGGCGTCTAAGTCATGGTGTCTTTGGGAACTGTGGGTGAGGCGAGCGCATACCTCATGCAGATTTCGCGAAGCTTTTCTACGTTTTCACGGTCTTCGGGGTCCTCAGTCTCGAGTTCAAGCCCCAGCTTGCGAAGACTCGAAAGAAGCTTGTCGTCGGAGTGAAGCAAGCTATCTAAAGTCTGCTGGAGGCCGTTGCCAGAAACCTTGGTTTGCTGTTCGAGGTCCGACGCC from Colletotrichum lupini chromosome 2, complete sequence carries:
- a CDS encoding ubiquitin carboxyl-terminal hydrolase, family 1, coding for MPQTYNKAFIPLESNPQVFNELIAALGASPDLHFQDVFALDDPAFLPPKILALVLVFPTTPTYEARLTAEDAGAKDWMVEHDEEDEDAVWFKQTINNACGLYAVLHALANGRAKDFLNNLLSITAPMDPAQAAMVLESSTELEDAYAAIATKGDTAAPQSAEDEVYFHYICFVKSPDTGHLYELDGDRKGPVDRGIPDEEEKVDLGPKSVDLVRNFIQQGGDDIGFSLLALTEGA
- a CDS encoding Ni2+-Co2+ transporter transition metal uptake transporter, with the protein product MARFRVPFANLPIPPALRVLPAPTIRIITLLVTINIIIWIVTGIILHFHPSLISPAALSYVLGLRHALDADHISAIDLMTRRLIASGQRPVTVGTFFSLGHSTIVVVTCVVVAATSGALRDRFDGFTRVGNIIGTSVSAAFLLLLCAGNGWVLYKLIRRLKAVLEEERRRGLEGYTPTEEDEGDAATDLKLEGEGFLANVFRKVFRVVDRPWKMFPLGILFGLGFDTSSEIAILGLSSVHAGMCMLDTTDGALMMALYTSKAFSRDRVAILYYSIVLTGITVFVSAFIGIIQVLSLIANVAEPEGSFWDGVDAIGEHFDIIGGSICGLFVVVGLGSVVVYRPWRKSIDKKNQERAVLVSEEERGLGTGEGPSYGAVEPGEPILKKGAMTTESDVQQ
- a CDS encoding metallopeptidase family M24 translates to MCRGKWSHPSTVYRCPASQHLTSYHLEVLLRLNSAYSAADCSVPLLRLNSRVPDPSTKAESSGVTAGWTPFMLTRTSTRSARNILAHRSNFVPPTLPPPPPPPQAARSLIGQLRFQQLSTAAAPRRLGRSRQASPSHRKAAPFQTSPRRLFSATPTATMAQDYETVLKGKYPAKEHALRVADYVKSKVPNASGVLYVEGRMTKMLEDNDEPEPFRQRRYFYYLTGCPLADCHYVFDLATNKSTLFIPPIDPDSVIWSGLPVSAAEAKELYDIDDVKYTTDVNAELARLGKGSKNTVFAIQDQVLDNITFLEFDDKNFSVLKDAIERCRVVKDDYEVALTRKANHVSTIGHHAVVKAVKNAKNERELEALFLQHSVANGAKNQAYHGIFAGGRAAATLHYVANDAPLEGKLNLLLDAGTEWNCYASDITRTFPISGKFSKESRQIYDTVLKMQLETTAALKEGVVWDDIHLLAHKIAIDGLHAIGILKGDKDEILKSRTSVAFFPHGLGHYLGMDTHDVGGNPNYADTDPMFRYLRVRGQIPAGSIVTVEPGIYFCSFIIEPYLKDPVHSKFIDQAVLDKYWDVGGVRIEDNILITKDGSENLTPTIKDPDELEKIIQAS